The Sulfurospirillum tamanense DNA segment AACACGATTTTTTCCTGATTTTTTGGCCTGATATAAAGCTTTATCGGCATGTTCTAGAATGGTTTCAAAACTCTCTGTGGGATTTTTTGGGTTACTGATGCCAAAGCTAGCAGTGATTGTCCCTACGGTGCTAAAGGATGCAGATTCTACCTTTTGGCGTACTTTTTCGGCTATTTTTTCCACCTCCACAATCTCTTTTGTGTTGGCCAAAATCACAAATTCTTCGCCACCCCACCTTGCAAAAACATCTTTGTCGCGTATGAGTGTTTTGACTATCTGGGCTAACTCTTTCAAGACCATATCGCCAACCCCATGCCCGTGGGTGTCGTTGACGTGTTTGAAGTTGTCAATATCAATCATAATCACAGAATAGTTTGCATGAAAAAGGTTCTTATTTTTGAGCCTTTCGAGCAACGCCCTTCGGTTGAAAGTTTGGGTGAGTGGGTCTATCTCTGCTTTGGAGCGAAGTTGGATGTTTGAGTTTTGTAAATCTATCTGTTTTTGGCGCATGATTTCCAAAAGGTAGTTAAAAAACTTTGCCACTAGACCTATTTCTGTGCCTCGTTCTTCGTGAATCTTGTGTTTAATGTCACCCGTTTTCATAATCTTAATGATGCTTTCAATTGTATCGACCCAAGGAAGTTTTGCATTGTGCTCGCTCACGTTCAAACCAATAACTTCGTGGCGTTTTTGAACGCGCAAAAAATTATATTTTGCAAGGATACCAAAAAGCATAAGGCCTAACGCAAAAGCAAAACCAAACGCACTCGCAATTCCGATGAGTTGGACAGTCACAAACTCCAAGCGGCTCATGTCTTTGGGCAATGTTGCGAAAATCCCAACAGCCAATGTGCCCCATGCCCCTGCAAAACCATGCACACCAACAACACTTAAAGGGTCGTCAACTTTGAATTTTTTTAGCAAAATAAGGTCAAAAAAATGCATCACAAACACCGATACAAAGCCCACAAAAGCAGACGTTTTTGCATCAAATTGGTCACATCCTGCGGTCACGCCAACAAGCCCCGCGATAACGCCAAAAGCAAAAATCTCAACGCTTACTTTTTCTTTGTAGATAAGAGAGATAAACCATCCGCCAAACCCACCAAAGGCAGCGCCCAGCGTGGTGTTTAAAAGGATGGAAGTAACACGCGGGTCAAAACGCAAAAGACTGCCCGCATTAAACCCAAACCAAGCAAAAAAGAGAACAAAGACCCCAAAAACGATGAAGTTATGATTGCTAGGGGCGAAGTATTTGATTTGTGCGTGTTTGAATTTTCCAAGGCGCGGGCCAAGCACAATCGCGCCAGCCAAGCCAATCCAAGCCCCAACAGAATGCACAACCGTTGAGCCTGCAAAATCCCTAAACCCAAGCTCTTTAAGCCAACCGTTTTCAGACCAAGCCCAGTGCCCAAAAAGCGGATAGATAAACGCAGTTACGACAATAGTCACAATGATATAGGCATTAAATTTGATGCGTTCTGCAACCGCCCCCGAGATAATCGTGGCGGCAGTTGTTGCAAACATAGCTTGAAAAAAGAACAATCCGTTTTCATTAAGATTGCTCCCATCAATCATAAAGCGGTCCGTTCCGATAAGGCCAGAAAAATCAGAACCAAACATAAGCCCATAGCCAATAAGCCAGAAAAACATCAGTCCAAAAACGGTGTCGATAAGGTTTTTCATAGCCACATTGATGGTGTTTTTCACCCGCACCATGCCTGTTTCTATCAAAGCAAAGCCAAGCTGCATTTGAAAAACTAAGAAGGCGCTAATGACAACCCAAAGTAGATTTGTACTTTCCATTGTTTCCATGTCAGCTATTTTAGTAGCATCTGAAAAAAAATAGAACAGTGAATTGTATAAAATTTATACAAGCTTACTTAACCACCCCTTTTTCATACCATTTGCGTAACCACGCATCGAGTGGGTACATAAATTTGTAAATGGCAGGAACTACAAGGAGCGTTAAAACAGTGGAGCTTAAAAGTCCTCCAATAATCGCCAACGCCATGGGCGCATTGCTCTCATGCCCTGCCCCGCCTCCAAAAGCAAGAGGAATCATCGCCCCAATCATCGCAAAAGTTGTCATAAGGATGGGGCGTAGGCGCTTTTCTCCCGCCTCAAAGAGCGCATCATCGATGCCCTTGCCTTCTTTGATGGCGCGGTTGGCAAAATCCACAACTAAAATAGCGTTTTTGCCCACCATGCCCAAAAGCAAGATAATACCAATCATGACAAATAAGCTAAAAGAGTTTCCACTCAAATACAGGGCAAGGACAACGCCCGTAAAAGAAAGCGGCATGGAAATCATGATAATAAAAGGCTGAACCACAGACTCATACAACGCGGCTAGAATCAGGTAAATCAAAATAATCGCCAAAAGTACCGCCGCCCCAAAGGCTTTGTTGGTGTCTTCAAGGTTTTCCACGTCGCCTGTGTAGCGGTACGCATACCCTTCTGGTAAAAGCTCGGGCATCGCTTCGTTAACCACGGTAACGATTTTATCTAAAGAGGTGTTGAAGGTGTTGGCGGTGACGAGGACTTTACGCTCCCTGTCAAAGCGGTTAATGGAAGCGGTTCCTGTGCCCTCTTCTAGGTTAAGCAAGCCCTCTAACATTACAAAATCACCCGCAGCATTGCGCACTTGGAGCTTTTTTAAATCCTCTAGCGATGCGCGGTAATCGTCACCATAACGTACGGTGATGTCAAATTGACGGCCATTGTCTTCAAGGTAAGAAACGGCGCTATCGCTGGAGTACGCAGAAGCCAAAACCG contains these protein-coding regions:
- the amt gene encoding ammonium transporter codes for the protein METMESTNLLWVVISAFLVFQMQLGFALIETGMVRVKNTINVAMKNLIDTVFGLMFFWLIGYGLMFGSDFSGLIGTDRFMIDGSNLNENGLFFFQAMFATTAATIISGAVAERIKFNAYIIVTIVVTAFIYPLFGHWAWSENGWLKELGFRDFAGSTVVHSVGAWIGLAGAIVLGPRLGKFKHAQIKYFAPSNHNFIVFGVFVLFFAWFGFNAGSLLRFDPRVTSILLNTTLGAAFGGFGGWFISLIYKEKVSVEIFAFGVIAGLVGVTAGCDQFDAKTSAFVGFVSVFVMHFFDLILLKKFKVDDPLSVVGVHGFAGAWGTLAVGIFATLPKDMSRLEFVTVQLIGIASAFGFAFALGLMLFGILAKYNFLRVQKRHEVIGLNVSEHNAKLPWVDTIESIIKIMKTGDIKHKIHEERGTEIGLVAKFFNYLLEIMRQKQIDLQNSNIQLRSKAEIDPLTQTFNRRALLERLKNKNLFHANYSVIMIDIDNFKHVNDTHGHGVGDMVLKELAQIVKTLIRDKDVFARWGGEEFVILANTKEIVEVEKIAEKVRQKVESASFSTVGTITASFGISNPKNPTESFETILEHADKALYQAKKSGKNRVHSW